The DNA sequence CTGTGGCGGCGGCGGATTGAGCGAAGGATTTCGGCAAGCTGGTGTCGAGATAACACATGCGGTCGACATCGATGAAGGAGCCTGTGAGACCCACCGACTGAACCACCCTGAGACCGAGGTAATCGAAGCGGACGTCTGTGATATCGAACCCGAGGACCTCCCATCAGACATCGACCTCCTCATCGGTTCTCCGCCCTGCAGTGAGTTCTCGTGGGCCAAGCAAGGCGGTGGTGGTGACATCGATGAAGGGATGCGGCTGGTCAAACGGTTCCTCTACTTCGTTGCGGAACTTGACCCTGATTACTGGGTCATGGAGAACGTTCCCCGACTGGATAACTATCTGCCGGAACACGTCGAATACGCTGATATCCCGTGGCTCGACCGTGAGGGCTCGCTCGACCTCGAGAAGCACATCCTCGACGGTGATGACTACGGAACCCCGCAGCGACGTAGCCGTCTGTTCTCCGGCCAGTTCCCGTGTCCCGAGCCATCCGACGAACCAGTCTTCAGCTTCGGTGAAATTCGCGAGCACTTCCCGCGTCCCACGGACAGTCCAGCCCCCGAGAGTACCATCACTGACCCGAACTACGACATCGAACTCCAGGAGAACGAACTGACCGACCATTTCTACAACAGCCACGTCACGAACCGCGAGGCGGAAGAGATTCGACGCCGGAAGGAAGACCACTCCTTCTACGGCAAGATGAGCTTCCCGGACGACCCGGATGTCCCCTCGCGGACTGTGTTAGCAACAAATCGTCGTGTTGCACGCGAGACGCTGGTGATGGAAGAAGAGACCGCACCGGATGGGTTGAGCAGATTCCGTAAGCCGACGATTCGAGAGATTGCGACCATCCAGGGGTTCCCGATTACGTACCAGTTCACGGGTACTTCGCAAGCCCAGAAATGGCGACGAGTCGGTGATGCCGTCCCACCCACCATGGCCTTCCATCTCGCCCAGGCCATCCAACGGGATGCAGGAGTCGATGTGGCCGAGCAACCGGAGGTCAGCCAGGAATGCCCACCTATCGAGACGAACCTGAACGACCGTGACACATCCTGGAAGGGACGTCGCAGTCTGAGTATCGCCCGAAACTTCCGCCATCACGTCCCGCTCGACAACAAGCAAGCGTTCCGTGTCGACGTTGAAACGGACAAAGACGCCACCCCAGAACGGCCGACTGCAGCCGATATAGATGACGCTGTTGCGCATCCTGTCGAATACGGCGTCATCTTGTATCGCGGATATTCGAGTGACGTTGTCTCGAAACCGATTTCTCTCCCAGAGGCGACGGAGTTCGTCGAGTCGATGGTCAGCCAGCACCCCGACCTCGCCGCCCAAGTTGCCTCGTGCCTCGACGGATTCGTCACAGAACTCGGGCCAAATATTCCAGATTGCACCACCCTACAGGCGATTCGATCGCGACGCCATGAACGCGATGAGCCGTTAGAATTTGACCTGCTATCGACTATCTCCGCCTACGATGGATCTGGCGTTGTCGATTCCGCATTCCCGAAGGACGAGTACGAATCTGTGACGGTGTCGCTGCCGGAGGTGTTCGATGGGACCGACCTTCCGGTTCGTGTTCTCATGAAGACA is a window from the Halorussus sp. MSC15.2 genome containing:
- a CDS encoding DNA cytosine methyltransferase — encoded protein: MSKSLTAVDLFCGGGGLSEGFRQAGVEITHAVDIDEGACETHRLNHPETEVIEADVCDIEPEDLPSDIDLLIGSPPCSEFSWAKQGGGGDIDEGMRLVKRFLYFVAELDPDYWVMENVPRLDNYLPEHVEYADIPWLDREGSLDLEKHILDGDDYGTPQRRSRLFSGQFPCPEPSDEPVFSFGEIREHFPRPTDSPAPESTITDPNYDIELQENELTDHFYNSHVTNREAEEIRRRKEDHSFYGKMSFPDDPDVPSRTVLATNRRVARETLVMEEETAPDGLSRFRKPTIREIATIQGFPITYQFTGTSQAQKWRRVGDAVPPTMAFHLAQAIQRDAGVDVAEQPEVSQECPPIETNLNDRDTSWKGRRSLSIARNFRHHVPLDNKQAFRVDVETDKDATPERPTAADIDDAVAHPVEYGVILYRGYSSDVVSKPISLPEATEFVESMVSQHPDLAAQVASCLDGFVTELGPNIPDCTTLQAIRSRRHERDEPLEFDLLSTISAYDGSGVVDSAFPKDEYESVTVSLPEVFDGTDLPVRVLMKTVGAAYLSVKLNHCAKWLRTHPEDAYLSDEDAITAAAFESAPCRFDDSRVAESNDYDCVDEWVDDQLQSMVMQAGGKIPAESD